In Natronomonas halophila, one DNA window encodes the following:
- a CDS encoding MarR family winged helix-turn-helix transcriptional regulator, which produces MATDPEREILALLAEHGATPVVELADRLNRHPVTVDRQCYDLENEGHITMTATSGVYALTEQGQRHFDRLNGERGGRKLAP; this is translated from the coding sequence ATGGCAACCGACCCCGAGCGAGAGATTCTGGCGCTGCTCGCGGAGCACGGTGCGACTCCGGTCGTCGAACTGGCAGACCGACTGAACCGCCACCCCGTCACCGTCGACCGGCAATGTTACGACCTCGAAAACGAGGGCCATATCACGATGACCGCAACGAGCGGCGTCTACGCGCTAACCGAACAAGGCCAACGGCATTTCGACCGCCTCAACGGGGAGAGGGGCGGGCGGAAACTCGCGCCCTGA
- a CDS encoding putative quinol monooxygenase produces the protein MIVMHAELPIDPEHREEAIERVEELAVDSRAEDGVIDYRVTTDIEDTDVIRVIEQYEDDDAVQSHMNSDHFEAFQAAIGACLAGDPELYRYEVESKTRVM, from the coding sequence ATGATAGTGATGCACGCCGAACTCCCCATCGACCCCGAGCACCGCGAAGAAGCCATCGAACGCGTCGAAGAACTCGCCGTCGACTCCCGCGCCGAGGACGGCGTCATCGATTATCGGGTCACCACCGACATCGAGGATACCGATGTTATCCGCGTCATCGAGCAGTACGAGGACGACGACGCCGTCCAGTCCCACATGAACAGCGACCACTTCGAGGCCTTTCAGGCGGCAATCGGCGCCTGCCTCGCCGGCGACCCCGAGCTCTACCGGTACGAGGTCGAATCGAAGACGCGCGTGATGTAG
- a CDS encoding DJ-1/PfpI family protein: MGKDILMVVGDFGEDYELMVPFQALEMVGHDVDAVCPDKEAGETVKTAIHDFRGDQTYMEARGHNFELNATMDEVDPTEYDALCVPGGRAPEYLRTYDEVIETVQHFFEADKPVAALCHGPQILAAADVLDGYEMTSYPAVRAECEAAGCSWVDEVTRDGNLVTGQAWPDHPEWLATFLELLGDEIKHGAPAAADD, from the coding sequence ATGGGCAAAGACATCCTGATGGTCGTTGGGGATTTCGGCGAGGATTACGAGCTAATGGTACCGTTTCAGGCATTGGAGATGGTCGGCCACGACGTCGACGCCGTCTGTCCCGACAAGGAGGCGGGCGAGACTGTCAAGACTGCCATCCACGACTTCCGTGGCGACCAGACGTACATGGAGGCACGCGGCCACAACTTCGAGTTGAACGCGACGATGGACGAGGTCGACCCGACGGAGTACGACGCGCTGTGTGTTCCGGGCGGCCGGGCACCGGAGTATCTCCGCACCTACGACGAGGTCATCGAGACGGTCCAGCACTTCTTCGAGGCGGACAAACCCGTGGCGGCGCTCTGTCACGGCCCGCAAATCCTCGCGGCCGCCGACGTCCTCGACGGCTACGAGATGACGTCGTATCCGGCCGTCCGCGCCGAATGCGAGGCCGCCGGTTGTTCGTGGGTCGATGAGGTCACCCGCGACGGGAACCTCGTAACCGGCCAAGCGTGGCCCGACCACCCCGAGTGGCTCGCGACGTTCCTCGAGTTGCTCGGCGACGAAATCAAACACGGCGCGCCGGCGGCGGCCGACGACTGA